Proteins encoded by one window of Electrophorus electricus isolate fEleEle1 chromosome 17, fEleEle1.pri, whole genome shotgun sequence:
- the pdxp gene encoding pyridoxal phosphate phosphatase produces MAGAAGRGGCHTIRGAQIKELLQSKRNVLFDCDGVIWNGETAVTGAPEVVRLLKQQGKRVFFVTNNCTRPRENYVQKFSRLGFTDVAEEDIFSSAYCSAAYLRDVARVQGKVFVIGCYGVQKELLNAGVTMVEEDDDGPDVSIYDCPLDPDVKAVLVGYDEKFNFLKLAKACCYLRNSECLFLATDPDPWHPLRGGRVTPGSGSLTAALETASNRKATVIGKPGRFMFECIAGQFNLDPEQSLMVGDRLETDVLFGTNCGLSTMLTLTGVSTLKEAEEYKGSDSPEKKDSVPDYVVESITDFLEALEE; encoded by the exons ATGGCTGGCGCCGCGGGTCGCGGGGGCTGCCACACGATCCGGGGGGCGCAGATTAAAGAGCTCCTGCAGTCTAAACGCAACGTCCTCTTCGACTGCGACGGGGTGATCTGGAACGGCGAAACAGCCGTCACGGGCGCTCCGGAGGTGGTTCGTCTGTTGAAACAGCAGGGCAAAAGAGTGTTCTTCGTCACCAACAACTGCACCAGGCCGAGGGAGAACTATGTGCAGAAGTTTTCCAGGCTGGGCTTCACGGACGTGGCAGAGGAGGACATCTTCAGCTCGGCGTATTGCTCCGCCGCCTACCTGCGCGACGTGGCCCGGGTCCAGGGCAAGGTGTTCGTTATCGGCTGCTACGGAGTGCAGAAAGAGCTTCTTAACGCAGGAGTAACCATGGTCGAGGAGGACGATGATGGACCGGACGTTAGCATTTACGACTGTCCACTGGATCCGGACGTCAAAGCCGTCCTTGTGGGTTACGACGAAAAATTTAATTTCCTGAAGTTGGCAAAAGCCTGCTGCTATTTGCGGAACTcggagtgtttgtttttggccaCGGACCCCGACCCTTGGCACCCCCTGCGTGGAGGAAGAGTTACACCAG GATCCGGGAGTCTCACGGCAGCCTTGGAGACGGCCAGTAACAGGAAGGCCACGGTTATCGGCAAGCCCGGCCGCTTCATGTTCGAATGCATTGCTGGCCAATTCAATCTGGACCCGGAGCAGTCCCTGATGGTGGGCGACCGGCTGGAGACCGACGTTCTCTTTGGCACCAACTGCGGCCTTTCTACGATGCTCACCCTGACGGGCGTATCAACCCTCAAGGAGGCAGAGGAGTACAAGGGCAGCGATTCTCCAGAGAAGAAGGACTCTGTGCCTGATTACGTGGTGGAGAGCATTACCGACTTCCTGGAGGCTTTGGAGGAGTAG
- the setd9 gene encoding SET domain-containing protein 9 — MTKNLLQVFGAKWKSYRHRFVPWVCLNLQKNERTLRQVNDHSDKQIRDDEVLSSLARLFSALLRSDWRGQSENRLRPTSSQHTHLTTQNAAPAGPELAPCDTALQTLGFYIDKRSSSLPSAGTGVFVTQGHVPKGVVVAMYPGTIYQADDPILIQSIRNPFVFRCIDGVLIDGNDKGISKLVFRSCSGRDRLGPFRLSDSSWLTPHLSNPLAVGQYVNNCSNDKAANVCYQEFDVPDGFPLELHQYFPNVNYRPDVQRPLRCVVLVSLRAIHRGEELFSNYYTIVH; from the exons ATGACAAAAAACCTACTTCAAGTTTTTGGAGCGAAATGGAAATCTTACAGACACAGATTCGTCCCCTGGGTATGTTTAAATCTTCAAAAAAATGAAAG AACTCTTCGACAGGTGAACGATCATTCTGACAAACAGATCAGAGATGATGAAGTGCTCAGCTCCCTCGCCAGGCTTTTTTCCGCCTTACTAAGAAGCGATTGGAGAGGCCAAAGTGAAAACCGTCTGCGTCCCACTTCATCTCAGCATACGCACTTAACTACACAAAACGCTGCGCCAGCAGGGCCGGAGTTGGCTCCCTGTGACACAGCGCTACAAACGCTGGGCTTTTACATCGACAAAAGGTCCAGCTCACTTCCGTCCGCGGGGACAGGGGTCTTCGTTACGCAAGGACACGTGCCGAAAGGCGTCGTTGTTGCTATGTATCCAG GAACTATCTATCAGGCAGATGATCCTATTCTGATCCAGTCGATTCGTAACCCATTTGTATTTAGATGTATTGATGGTGTTTTGATAGATGGAAATGATAAAGGGATATCCAAGCTCGTGTTCCG GTCTTGCAGTGGGCGTGACAGGCTTGGGCCCTTCAGGTTGAGTGACAGCTCATGGTTAACTCCTCATCTATCAAACCCTTTAGCAGTAGGGCAGTATGTCAACAATTGCTCAAATG ATAAGGCTGCCAATGTCTGCTATCAGGAATTTGATGTTCCTGATGGTTTTCCCTTAGAGCTCCATCAGTATTTTCCCAATGTGAATTACAGACCTGATGTACAAAG ACCTTTACGTTGTGTCGTCCTTGTGTCGCTAAGAGCCATTCACAGGGGTGAAGAATTGTTCTCCAACTACTATACCATTGTTCACTAG